A DNA window from Mycolicibacter hiberniae contains the following coding sequences:
- a CDS encoding MmpS family protein yields MSRVWIPLVILAVAGVAAFTVTRIHGLFGSEKRPSYSDGQLDETKPFNPKRLTYEIFGPPGTVADISYFDVNSEPQRVQDVPLPWHLDIVTTLPSVVGSIMAQGNSDSIGCRITVDGEVKAERISNQVNAYTFCLLKAA; encoded by the coding sequence TTGAGTCGGGTGTGGATACCCCTGGTGATACTGGCCGTGGCCGGTGTCGCCGCATTCACGGTTACGCGTATCCACGGCTTGTTCGGCTCCGAGAAACGCCCCTCCTACTCCGACGGCCAACTCGACGAGACCAAGCCCTTCAACCCCAAGCGATTGACCTACGAAATCTTCGGACCGCCCGGAACAGTCGCCGACATCAGCTATTTCGACGTCAACTCCGAGCCGCAACGCGTCCAGGACGTCCCGCTGCCGTGGCATCTGGACATCGTCACCACGCTCCCCTCCGTGGTGGGCAGCATCATGGCGCAGGGCAACAGTGACAGCATCGGCTGCCGCATCACCGTCGACGGCGAGGTCAAGGCCGAACGTATCTCCAACCAGGTGAACGCCTACACGTTCTGCCTGCTGAAGGCCGCATGA
- a CDS encoding MMPL/RND family transporter — MSGPETHGAGAQPHRPFIARTIRRFAIPIILGWLALIGVLVATVPPLEVVSKQNAVSASPADAPSMLAMTEMGRVFQESDYDSTAMIVLEADHELGDAEHAYYAELVDKLRADTAHVQHIQDFWGDPMTAVGAQSPDGRATYVQLNLVGNIGQSAANESIEAVRDIVDSVETPPGLTVYVTGTAALAADMNHAGDKSMFKMMAVTILVILTMLLLVYRSITTVVLLLGMVYMEMNAASGVVAFMGHHHWVGLTTFSVNLLVSLAIAAGTDYAIFLIGRYHEARQAGEDRESAYYTAFAGVAHVILGSGLTIAGAVFCLHFTRMPYFVTLGIPCAVGMTISVLAALTLGPAFITVGSRFGLFDPKRATSTRGWRRVATVIVRWPGPVLVASLAVAAVGLLTLPGYAPAYDDRKYIPADIPANEGFSAADRHFSQSRMLPEVLLIESDHDMRNPSDFLIIDKLAKSVFKVVGISRVQAITRPQGTPLEHTSIPFQISMQNAGQLQTMQFQKKRMDDMLTQAEAMAQTIATMRQMYGYMSQLAGTTHEMVGDMDVLQQQIYEIRDHIADFEDFWRPIRNYFYWEPHCYDIPICFSLRSAFDVVDSVDPMSDSMDKMIAHMGDMDALMPQMLTTFPPMIETMETMRTMMLTMHSTMSGIFEQMDEMSENATAMGKAFDESKNDDSFYLPPEVFENPDFKRAMNMFFSPDGKAVRMMISHRGNPATAEGISHIDKIRVAAEEALKGTPLEDAKIYLGGTASLFKDMHDGSNYDLLIAGIASLCLIFIIMLLITRALIAALVIVGTVALSLGASFGLAVLFWQYLIGVPLHWLVLVMSVIILLAVGSDYNLLLVSRFKEEMHAGLQTGIIRAMGGTGKVVTSAGLVFAFTMTSMAVSDLQIIGQIGTTIGLGLMFDTLIVRAFMTPSIAALLGRWFWWPINVLPHVGGKAARHRAVAARARGEDAETTENLANR, encoded by the coding sequence ATGAGCGGGCCCGAAACCCACGGCGCCGGCGCGCAGCCTCACCGACCGTTCATCGCACGCACCATTCGGCGATTCGCCATACCCATCATCCTGGGCTGGCTGGCCCTGATCGGGGTCCTGGTGGCCACCGTTCCGCCCCTGGAGGTGGTCAGCAAGCAGAACGCCGTCTCGGCGAGCCCCGCAGACGCGCCCTCCATGCTGGCCATGACCGAGATGGGCCGGGTCTTCCAGGAGTCGGACTACGACAGCACCGCCATGATCGTGCTCGAGGCCGACCACGAGCTGGGTGATGCTGAGCACGCCTACTACGCCGAACTGGTCGACAAGCTGCGCGCCGACACCGCACACGTCCAGCACATCCAGGATTTCTGGGGCGATCCGATGACCGCGGTCGGCGCCCAAAGTCCCGACGGCAGAGCCACCTACGTCCAATTGAACCTGGTCGGCAACATCGGGCAGTCCGCCGCGAACGAATCCATCGAGGCGGTCCGCGACATCGTGGACTCCGTCGAGACCCCGCCGGGGCTGACCGTCTATGTCACCGGCACCGCGGCGCTGGCCGCCGACATGAACCATGCCGGCGACAAGTCGATGTTCAAGATGATGGCGGTCACCATTCTGGTGATCCTGACCATGCTGCTGCTGGTCTACCGATCGATCACCACGGTCGTGCTGCTGCTGGGCATGGTCTATATGGAGATGAACGCCGCCAGCGGCGTGGTGGCGTTCATGGGCCATCACCACTGGGTCGGACTGACGACGTTCTCGGTGAACCTGCTGGTGTCGCTGGCGATCGCCGCCGGCACCGACTACGCGATCTTCCTGATCGGCCGCTACCACGAGGCGCGCCAGGCCGGCGAAGACCGGGAATCGGCGTACTACACCGCATTCGCGGGTGTCGCTCACGTCATCCTGGGCTCGGGGCTGACCATCGCCGGAGCGGTGTTCTGCCTGCACTTCACCCGCATGCCCTACTTCGTCACGCTGGGCATCCCCTGCGCCGTGGGAATGACCATCTCGGTCCTGGCGGCGTTGACGCTGGGCCCGGCGTTCATCACCGTCGGCAGCCGGTTCGGCCTGTTCGACCCCAAGCGCGCCACCAGCACCCGCGGCTGGCGGCGGGTCGCCACGGTGATCGTCCGCTGGCCCGGCCCGGTGCTGGTCGCCTCGCTGGCGGTCGCGGCCGTCGGCCTGCTGACCCTGCCCGGATACGCCCCGGCCTACGACGACCGCAAATACATCCCGGCCGACATCCCCGCCAACGAAGGCTTCTCCGCGGCGGACCGGCACTTCTCGCAGTCCCGGATGCTGCCGGAGGTCTTGCTGATCGAGTCCGACCACGACATGCGGAACCCGTCGGACTTCCTGATCATCGACAAGCTGGCCAAGTCGGTGTTCAAGGTCGTCGGGATCTCGCGGGTTCAGGCGATCACCCGCCCGCAGGGGACGCCGCTGGAACACACCTCGATCCCGTTCCAGATCAGCATGCAGAACGCCGGCCAGCTCCAGACCATGCAGTTCCAGAAGAAGCGCATGGACGACATGCTGACCCAGGCCGAGGCGATGGCGCAGACCATCGCCACCATGCGCCAGATGTACGGCTACATGAGCCAACTGGCCGGCACCACCCACGAGATGGTCGGCGACATGGACGTCCTGCAGCAGCAGATCTACGAGATCCGCGACCACATCGCCGATTTCGAAGACTTCTGGCGTCCGATCCGCAACTACTTCTACTGGGAACCGCACTGCTACGACATCCCCATCTGCTTCTCGCTGCGCTCGGCGTTCGACGTGGTCGACAGCGTCGATCCGATGAGCGACAGCATGGACAAGATGATCGCGCACATGGGCGACATGGATGCCCTCATGCCGCAGATGCTGACCACCTTCCCGCCGATGATCGAGACCATGGAAACCATGCGGACGATGATGCTGACGATGCACAGCACCATGTCCGGCATCTTCGAGCAGATGGACGAGATGAGCGAGAACGCCACCGCGATGGGTAAGGCGTTCGACGAGTCCAAGAATGACGATTCGTTCTATCTGCCGCCGGAGGTCTTCGAGAACCCCGACTTCAAGCGTGCGATGAACATGTTCTTCTCCCCAGACGGTAAGGCCGTCCGGATGATGATCTCGCACCGCGGCAATCCGGCCACGGCCGAAGGAATTTCGCACATCGACAAGATCCGCGTCGCCGCGGAGGAAGCGCTCAAGGGAACGCCCCTCGAGGACGCCAAGATCTATCTCGGCGGAACCGCATCGCTGTTCAAGGACATGCACGACGGTTCCAACTACGACCTGCTGATCGCCGGAATCGCTTCGCTGTGCCTGATTTTCATCATCATGCTGCTGATCACCCGGGCACTGATCGCCGCGCTGGTGATCGTCGGCACGGTGGCGCTGTCGCTCGGCGCCTCGTTCGGGTTGGCGGTGCTGTTCTGGCAGTACCTCATCGGCGTGCCGCTGCATTGGCTGGTGCTGGTGATGTCGGTGATCATCCTGCTGGCGGTGGGCTCCGACTACAACCTGCTGCTGGTGTCACGCTTCAAAGAAGAGATGCACGCCGGACTGCAGACCGGCATCATCCGGGCGATGGGCGGCACCGGCAAGGTCGTGACGTCGGCCGGGTTGGTGTTCGCCTTCACCATGACCTCGATGGCTGTGAGCGACCTGCAGATCATCGGCCAGATCGGCACCACCATCGGCCTGGGGTTGATGTTCGACACGCTGATCGTGCGGGCGTTCATGACGCCGTCGATAGCGGCGCTGCTGGGCCGCTGGTTCTGGTGGCCCATCAACGTGCTGCCCCACGTGGGCGGGAAAGCGGCCCGGCACCGAGCCGTTGCCGCCCGCGCGCGCGGCGAGGACGCCGAAACGACCGAGAATCTGGCCAACCGGTAG
- a CDS encoding DUF5078 domain-containing protein, with protein sequence MHRSTLRGAAVAAAAAGAAVAAVLLPATASADATDDFPIPRRVIHTDCSAEQMLAASRDLSPIYYERYMIDMHNKPVQVQQATIDKMHWFFSLSPEQRRAYSEELATNFADPLTVAWPNHAKIFFNNKGVVAKSTTACDQYPRDDMSVWDWAPKP encoded by the coding sequence ATGCACCGCTCGACTCTCCGCGGGGCCGCCGTGGCCGCTGCTGCCGCAGGCGCGGCGGTGGCCGCCGTGTTGCTTCCTGCGACCGCCTCCGCCGACGCAACCGACGACTTCCCGATCCCGCGGCGGGTGATCCACACCGACTGCAGTGCCGAGCAGATGCTGGCCGCCAGCCGTGACCTGTCGCCGATCTACTACGAGCGCTACATGATCGACATGCACAACAAGCCGGTGCAGGTGCAGCAGGCCACCATCGACAAGATGCACTGGTTCTTCTCGCTCAGCCCCGAGCAGCGCCGGGCCTACTCGGAGGAGCTGGCGACCAATTTCGCCGACCCGCTGACCGTGGCCTGGCCCAACCACGCCAAGATCTTCTTCAACAACAAGGGCGTCGTCGCGAAGTCGACAACAGCCTGCGATCAGTACCCCCGCGACGACATGTCGGTGTGGGACTGGGCCCCCAAGCCCTAG
- a CDS encoding DUF4226 domain-containing protein yields MAENPGTSADASRARHDALARQLAASAAADQEFQTLLRQAVQSNADARQRLDAIEAEVRESAETWPGLDTPAGSRQFQRFLTAKTHEVHRVVSDAATDNQHRAQQARALTRRYQLAGGDGEGLSANT; encoded by the coding sequence ATGGCCGAGAATCCCGGAACCTCCGCGGATGCGTCACGCGCGCGCCACGACGCGCTTGCGCGGCAGTTGGCGGCGTCGGCAGCAGCCGACCAGGAGTTTCAAACGCTGCTGCGGCAGGCCGTGCAGAGCAACGCCGATGCCCGGCAGCGTCTGGATGCCATCGAGGCCGAGGTCCGCGAATCGGCCGAGACCTGGCCGGGGCTGGACACACCCGCCGGATCCCGCCAATTCCAGCGGTTCCTGACCGCCAAGACCCACGAGGTTCACCGGGTGGTCTCCGATGCGGCGACCGACAACCAACACCGGGCTCAGCAGGCGCGGGCCCTGACCCGCCGCTACCAGCTCGCCGGAGGTGACGGCGAGGGGCTCAGCGCGAACACGTGA